The Oreochromis niloticus isolate F11D_XX linkage group LG15, O_niloticus_UMD_NMBU, whole genome shotgun sequence genome includes a region encoding these proteins:
- the thbs1b gene encoding thrombospondin-1 precursor (The RefSeq protein has 1 substitution compared to this genomic sequence), whose translation MKLPGIFLLLMLWTCEAARVAKSRDDNSVYDLFELVKVPSKNHGVTLVKGDDPYSPAYKILNPDLIPPVPENSFRDLIDSIHAERGFLLLLNFKQFRRTRGSLLTVEKKDGSGPVFEIVSNGKANTLDIVFSTENKQQVVSIEDVGLATGQWKNITLFVQEDWAKLYVGCDEVNTAELDAPIQSILTQETPASAQLRVGKGAVKDKFTGVLQNVRFVFGTTLEAILRNKGCQSAMTDTMVLRNLNGSSAIRTEYSGHKTKDLQMVCGFSCEDLLSMFKELKGLGVVVKELSTELRKLTDENKLIKSRIGIHSGVCIHNGIVRKNRDEWTVDDCTECTCQNSATVCRKISCPLIPCANATVPDGECCPRCGTPSDYAEDGWSPWSEWTHCSVSCGRGIQQRGRSCDRINNNCEGTSVQTRDCYLQECDKRFKQDGSWSHWSPWSSCSVTCGAGVITRIRLCNSPTPQLGGKDCVGEGRQTETCTKSPCPINGNWGPWSPWDSCSLTCGGGQQTRKRLCNNPAPQYGGKECVGEAKDIQRCNKTPCPIDGCLSNPCFAGAKCTSFPDGSWKCGKCPAGYTGNGIKCKDIDECKEVPDACFEFNGVHRCENTVPGYNCLPCPPRYSGPQPFGHGVEQAAANKQVCSPRNPCLDGSHDCNKNARCNYLGHFADPMFRCECKPGYAGNGHICGEDTDLDGWPNSDLVCVENATYHCKKDNCPNLPNSGQEDYDKDGIGDACDNDDDNDGIPDDRDNCPFVYNPRQYDYDRDDVGDGCDNCPYSSNPDQTDTDNNGEGDACAVDIDGDGILNEKDNCPYVYNVDQRDTDLDGVGDMCDNCPLEHNPDQLDSDDDRVGDKCDSNQDIDEDGHQNNLDNCPYIPNANQADHDKDGKGDACDHDDDNDGIPDDKDNCRLAFNPDQLDSDGDGRGDACKDDFDQDNVPDIYDVCPENFDISETDFRKFQMVPLDPKGTSQIDPNWVVRHQGKELVQTVNCDPGIAVGYHEFNAVDFSGTFFINTDRDDDYAGFVFGYQSSSRFYVVMWKQITQTYWSHKPTKAQGYSGLSIKVVNSTTGPGEHLRNALWHTGNTPGQVRTLWHDPKNIGWKDFTAYRWHLIHRPRTGHIRVVMYEGKKIMADSGSIYDKTYAGGRLGLFVFSQEMVYFSDLKYECRDA comes from the exons atGAAGCTGCCGGGGATATTTTTGTTATTGATGCTTTGGACCTGCGAGGCTGCGAGAGTCGCAG AGAGTCGAGACGACAATAGCGTGTATGACTTGTTTGAGCTCGTCAAAGTCCCCAGCAAGAACCACGGGGTGACCCTGGTGAAAGGAGACGACCCGTACAGCCCCGCCTACAAGATCCTCAACCCGGACCTGATCCCCCCGGTCCCCGAGAACTCCTTTAGGGACCTGATCGATTCCATACATGCCGAGCGGGGTTTCCTCCTACTGCTCAACTTTAAGCAGTTCAGACGCACCAGGGGAAGCCTCCTGACTGTGGAGAAGAAGGATGGATCCGGACCCGTGTTTGAGATCGTCTCAAACGGCAAAGCGAACACCTTGGACATTGTTTTCTCCACCGAGAACAAGCAGCAGGTGGTTTCCATCGAAGATGTGGGTCTGGCTACGGGTCAGTGGAAGAATATCACGCTGTTCGTGCAGGAGGACTGGGCAAAGCTGTACGTGGGATGCGATGAGGTGAACACCGCCGAACTGGATGCGCCAATTCAGAGCATCCTGACGCAGGAGACTCCGGCCAGCGCGCAGCTCAGGGTTGGCAAGGGAGCCGTGAAGGACAAGTTCACG GGGGTCCTACAAAACGTGCGGTTTGTGTTTGGAACGACTCTGGAAGCGATTCTACGCAACAAAGGATGCCAAAGCG CCATGACTGACACCATGGTCCTGAGGAACCTCAATGGCTCCTCAGCCATCAGAACTGAGTACAGTGGCCATAAGACTAAAG ACCTGCAGATGGTGTGTGGCTTCTCCTGCGAGGACCTGCTCAGTATGTTTAAAGAGCTGAAGGGTCTTGGTGTGGTAGTCAAGGAGCTGTCCACTGAACTCCGCAAGCTG ACGGATGAAAACAAGCTGATTAAATCCCGCATTGGAATTCACAGTGGTGTCTGTATCCACAATGGCATCGTTCGCAAGAACAGAGACGAGTGGACCGTGGATGACTGCACTGAGTGCACTTGTCAG AACTCTGCTACTGTGTGTCGCAAGATCTCCTGCCCCCTGATCCCCTGTGCTAATGCTACTGTTCCCGATGGAGAGTGCTGCCCACGCTGTGGAACAC CGAGCGACTATGCAGAGGACGGCTGGTCGCCGTGGTCTGAATGGACCCATTGTTCCGTGTCATGTGGGCGTGGCATCCAGCAGCGTGGGCGCTCTTGCGACCGTATCAATAACAACTGTGAGGGCACCTCTGTGCAAACCCGAGACTGTTACCTCCAGGAGTGTGACAAGCGCT TCAAGCAGGACGGCAGCTGGAGCCACTGGTCACCATGGTCATCGTGCTCGGTCACCTGTGGTGCTGGTGTCATCACCCGAATCCGCCTCTGCAACTCCCCAACTCCTCAGCTAGGAGGCAAGGACTGTGTTGGAGAAGGCCGGCAAACTGAAACGTGTACAAAGTCCCCGTGTCCCA tcaatGGCAACTGGGGTCCCTGGTCTCCCTGGGATTCATGCAGTCTCACCTGCGGAGGTGGTCAACAGACCCGGAAACGCCTGTGCAATAATCCTGCACCACAGTATGGCGGTAAAGAGTGTGTCGGTGAAGCCAAGGACATCCAGAGGTGCAACAAGACCCCCTGCCCAATCG ATGGATGTCTGTCCAACCCTTGCTTTGCTGGTGCCAAGTGCACAAGTTTTCCCGATGGTTCCTGGAAGTGTGGGAAGTGCCCAGCAGGATACACTGGCAATGGGATCAAGTGTAAAGATATCGATGAG TGCAAAGAGGTTCCTGATGCATGCTTTGAGTTTAATGGGGTGCACCGCTGCGAGAACACCGTTCCAGGCTATAACTGTTTGCCCTGCCCACCTCGTTACTCAGGACCCCAGCCGTTTGGCCATGGTGTGGAGCAGGCTGCTGCTAATAAGCAG GTATGCTCACCCCGTAATCCCTGCCTTGATGGAAGCCATGACTGTAACAAAAACGCCCGCTGTAACTATCTTGGACACTTTGCTGACCCCATGTTCCGATGTGAGTGCAAACCTGGTTATGCTGGCAATGGCCATATCTGCGGAGAGGACACAGATCTGGATGGATGGCCCAATTCAGATTTGGTGTGTGTGGAAAACGCCACCTACCACTGCAAAAAA GACAACTGTCCCAACCTCCCGAACTCAGGGCAAGAAGATTATGATAAGGATGGCATTGGAGATGCTTGTGACAATGATGATGACAACGATGGTATTCCTGATGATCGG GACAACTGTCCTTTCGTGTACAATCCCAGGCAGTATGACTATGACCGTGATGATGTGGGTGACGGCTGCGACAACTGCCCCTACAGTAGCAACCCAGACCAGACAGACACCGACAACAACGGAGAGGGAGATGCCTGTGCAGTGGACATTGATGGAGATG GCATACTGAATGAGAAGGACAACTGTCCCTATGTGTACAATGTTGACCAGAGAGACACAGATCTGGATGGAGTGGGAGACATGTGTGATAACTGCCCACTAGAACATAATCCTGATCAG TTGGATTCAGATGATGACCGCGTGGGAGACAAGTGCGACAGCAATCAGGACATTGATGAGGATGGACACCAGAACAACCTGGACAACTGCCCGTATATTCCCAACGCCAACCAGGCTGACCATGACAAGGATGGCAAAGGTGACGCCTGTGACCATGATGACGACAACGATGGCATCCCTGATGATAAAGACAACTGCAGGCTGGCGTTCAATCCTGATCAGCTGGACTCTGATG gTGATGGCCGTGGAGATGCTTGCAAAGATGACTTTGATCAGGACAATGTGCCTGACATCTATGACGTGTGTCCCGAGAACTTTGACATCAGTGAGACAGACTTCCGCAAGTTCCAGATGGTTCCTTTGGATCCAAAAGGCACCTCCCAGATTGATCCTAACTGGGTTGTCCGCCACCAGGGCAAAGAGCTGGTTCAAACTGTTAACTGTGACCCTGGCATTGCTGTTG GCTACCATGAGTTCAATGCAGTGGACTTCAGTGGGACTTTCTTCATCAACACTGACAGGGATGATGACTATGCCGGCTTTGTGTTTGGCTACCAGTCCAGTTCCAGGTTCTATGTGGTGATGTGGAAGCAAATCACACAGACCTACTGGTCACATAAGCCAACTAAGGCGCAAGGTTACTCTGGCCTGTCTATCAAAGTGGTTAATTCCACCACCGGCCCAGGAGAGCACCTCAGAAATGCCCTCTGGCACACAGGCAACACCCCAGGACAG GTTCGCACTCTCTGGCATGACCCAAAGAACATTGGATGGAAAGACTTCACTGCCTACAGATGGCATCTGATCCACAGACCGAGAACAGGACACATTCG AGTTGTCATGTATGAGGGTAAGAAGATCATGGCTGATTCTGGTAGCATCTATGACAAGACATATGCAGGTGGCAGGCTaggtctttttgtcttttcacaAGAGATGGTATACTTCTCAGACCTCAAGTATGAATGCAGAG ATGCATAA